The Synechococcus sp. BL107 nucleotide sequence GGGGAGCTTGAGTGGACTGCTAGGAAAGATTTATGGCCAAATGCCAGCGTTGGTGCCAACTCTGGTGGCCATTCTTGCGGTCGCTATGGGCCTGAACCTGCTAGGCCTGATACGCATTCGCCTTCCTGCTGGACCTGATCCAAACAGTTGGCGCAACAAAGTTCCGGCCCCTTTTGCACCAGTGGCGGCGGGCCTTGCTTTCGGCGTTGCAGCCTCACCGTGCACCACACCAGTCGTGGCTGTTCTTCTCGGTTGGATTGCCCAAAGCGGCCGACCGTTAGTGGGGGTAGCGTTATTGACGAGTTTTGGCATCGGCCAAGTGCTGCCCTTGCTAATTGCAGGAACGTTTGCAGCCAGTGTTCCAAAGCTGCTTGAGCTTCGACCAATCGGACGATGGGTTCCTCCCATCAGTGGAGTCGTTCTTCTCACGACAGGCCTGCTCACCCTGCTTGCACGCTGGAGCTGATGAGACGAATCGCTGCCTGGTTGTCAGACCTACGGGTTGCGATCGTTTTGCTGTTCTTGATCGCCCTTGCCAGCGCCGTTGGCACCGCTATTCCACAAGGGGATGCTCCCCGAAGCTATGTGGAGGCCTACGCCACGCGACCTTGGCTCGGCTTACTCCATGGAGAGCAGGTGCTTCAGCTTCAGCTCGACCATGTGTATTCCAGCGTTTGGTTCCTTGCTCTCCTGGCCTGGCTCGGCCTAGCGCTGATTCTGTGCAGCTGGCGACGCCAATGGCCGGCTCTTCAGGCCGCAAGGCGATGGATTGACTACCGCAACCCCCGCCAGCTCAGCAAACTCGCGATTGCAGAAAGTCTGCCGTGCACGGATTCCAACTCAGCACTTCAGGCCTTTTCATTGGTCTTAAGCCGACGGGGCTGGAGCCTCGAACGCAAAGACAACCGTTTTGCAGCCCGTAAAGGCACCGCAGGACGGGTTGGTCCATTGCTCGTCCATACCGGTTTAATCCTGCTGATGCTGGGTGCTGTTTGGGGAGTGCTTGCTGGGAATCGCCTGGAACGGTTCCTAGCCCCAGGTCGCACCCTCGACCTGCTGAGCCGCAATGGCGACTCTCAGGTATCGATTCTTTTGGAAGCCTTTCAAGTGGACCGCGACCCTGCGGGGCGTGCTGAACAATTTCGCTCTCAGTTGCACCTCGAAGAAAACGGCAACTCGCTCGATCGCGAAATCAGCGTGAACCATCCCCTGCGGCATCGGGGAATCACCATCTATCAAGCGGATTGGTCACTCGCCGCGATCACCGTTCAAATCGGCCGAAGCCCACAATTGCAGCTGCCGCTGCGCAGCTTCCCCGAGCTCGGGGAACAGGTATGGGGACTCGTCCTGCCGACTCGACCGGATGGAAGCGAACCCGTGTTTTTGAGTGTTGAAAACGAACAGGGTCCGATCAATATTTTTGACACTGATGGGACATTGCTCACCCTCCTGCGCCCCGGGGGACCAGCAGTTGACGTAAAAGGATTACCGATGCGTGTGAATTCGGTTCTTCCCGCCAGTGGCTTGTTACTGAAGCGTGATCCAGGCGTCCCATTGGTGTATTTAGGCTTCGCCGTGATGCTCATCGGAGGGGGCCTCAGCTTGATCGCGACGCGTCAACTTTGGGCCATTGCCAGTGAAGGCCAACTACACGTGGGTGGCCTGTGCAATCGAAACCTCACCGCCTTTGCCAAGGAATTACCCAACTTGCTCAGGGAAACAGCACTAGCCGATCAGCAGGCCTGACGGCTGCCATGGCTGACTCGGACCACGGTATGGACGTTTCCCCGGGGATTGAAGTCTGCTTCTAGTTGCAACCAAACAGGATCACAGGCTGCCACTAAATCATCAACGATCCGATTGGACACCTCTTCATGGGAGATCGAGCGATCTCGGTAGCTGTTCACATACAGCTTGATGGCCTTGAGCTCCACTACCCGGGGACCAGGCTGATAGATAAGTCGGAGGACAGCAAAGTCGGGGTACCCAGAAAAGGGGCATTTACAGGTGAATTCCGGCAACTCAATGCTCACTTCATAGGCGCGACCCGGCCGAGGATTGTCAAAACAAATCAGCTCAGCCTCATCAATCGCCCGTTCTCCATAAAGCGGAGTCTCGGTCCGTTGTTGAGATGCAGCTCCAGTCAATGCTCAAAGGGGATCACTATGAAATGACCTTAAGCAACAAGGACACAGCAGTGTTCTGTAACAGCAATCACACCCCAAGGTGTGTTCCGAGCCATTCTGGATTCAGTTGATCCAACAGCATGAAAAAAGTTGAAGCAATTATTCGCCCCTTCAAATTGGAAGACGTCAAGGTGGCGTTAGTGGAAGCCGGCATCATCGGCATGACCGTCAGCGAAGTCCGTGGGTTTGGCCGTCAAAAAGGTC carries:
- a CDS encoding cytochrome c biogenesis CcdA family protein — translated: MAQRSEALLSSALANPGPLTIALVFGGGALTSLGPCSLSLLPVTLAYLAGFEDGRSPWQRSLAFCFGIVGALVVLGSLSGLLGKIYGQMPALVPTLVAILAVAMGLNLLGLIRIRLPAGPDPNSWRNKVPAPFAPVAAGLAFGVAASPCTTPVVAVLLGWIAQSGRPLVGVALLTSFGIGQVLPLLIAGTFAASVPKLLELRPIGRWVPPISGVVLLTTGLLTLLARWS
- a CDS encoding cytochrome c biogenesis protein ResB is translated as MRRIAAWLSDLRVAIVLLFLIALASAVGTAIPQGDAPRSYVEAYATRPWLGLLHGEQVLQLQLDHVYSSVWFLALLAWLGLALILCSWRRQWPALQAARRWIDYRNPRQLSKLAIAESLPCTDSNSALQAFSLVLSRRGWSLERKDNRFAARKGTAGRVGPLLVHTGLILLMLGAVWGVLAGNRLERFLAPGRTLDLLSRNGDSQVSILLEAFQVDRDPAGRAEQFRSQLHLEENGNSLDREISVNHPLRHRGITIYQADWSLAAITVQIGRSPQLQLPLRSFPELGEQVWGLVLPTRPDGSEPVFLSVENEQGPINIFDTDGTLLTLLRPGGPAVDVKGLPMRVNSVLPASGLLLKRDPGVPLVYLGFAVMLIGGGLSLIATRQLWAIASEGQLHVGGLCNRNLTAFAKELPNLLRETALADQQA
- the queF gene encoding preQ(1) synthase; the protein is MTGAASQQRTETPLYGERAIDEAELICFDNPRPGRAYEVSIELPEFTCKCPFSGYPDFAVLRLIYQPGPRVVELKAIKLYVNSYRDRSISHEEVSNRIVDDLVAACDPVWLQLEADFNPRGNVHTVVRVSHGSRQAC